In one window of Mesorhizobium sp. B2-1-1 DNA:
- a CDS encoding DUF2093 domain-containing protein, producing MMNRFEGPGGKEARIRYLDGDFQVTSPGAFVRCAVTGESIPLDELKYWSVERQEPYINAAASLRREIEAHPELRKRS from the coding sequence ATGATGAACCGTTTCGAAGGCCCCGGCGGCAAGGAAGCCCGTATCCGCTATCTCGACGGCGACTTCCAGGTGACGAGCCCCGGCGCGTTCGTGCGCTGCGCCGTGACCGGCGAAAGCATTCCGCTCGATGAGCTGAAGTACTGGAGCGTCGAGAGGCAGGAGCCCTACATCAACGCCGCGGCCTCATTGCGCCGCGAGATCGAGGCGCATCCGGAATTGCGCAAGCGAAGCTGA
- a CDS encoding DMT family transporter, with product MRAMTSTLNPAQRMDTTAAVAVALTVIGWASAFPAIRAGLAAFGPLELGALRFAIAAVPAAIFLAVRRPTLPRIGELWRLAFGGAVFVALYTAMLNFGELTVSAGAAGFIINVSPIFTAIMAMALLGERFSTMAWVGTAISFSGIGIIAMADGQGLHFDTGALLVLGSALCSAVNTIVQKPLFARHHPLTIAASNMVLGALCLAPFLPAAFSQAAVADMAGLGAVIYLGVVPSLIAYAAWATALSRLPAARASNFLYLVSPMSALIGFFWLGEVPMLLGLLGGALALGGVIVVNLKR from the coding sequence ATGAGGGCGATGACGAGCACGTTGAATCCAGCACAGCGGATGGACACCACCGCGGCCGTAGCGGTGGCGCTGACGGTGATTGGCTGGGCCTCGGCCTTTCCGGCGATCCGGGCTGGCCTCGCCGCGTTCGGGCCGCTCGAACTCGGCGCCCTGCGCTTTGCCATCGCCGCGGTACCTGCGGCGATCTTCCTTGCTGTCAGGCGGCCGACGCTGCCGCGCATAGGCGAGTTGTGGCGCCTGGCCTTTGGCGGCGCCGTTTTCGTCGCGCTCTACACCGCCATGCTCAATTTCGGCGAACTGACGGTTTCAGCCGGTGCTGCCGGATTCATCATCAATGTCAGCCCGATCTTCACCGCCATCATGGCGATGGCGCTGCTCGGCGAACGATTCTCGACGATGGCCTGGGTCGGCACCGCCATTTCCTTCAGCGGCATCGGCATTATCGCCATGGCCGACGGACAGGGCCTGCATTTCGACACGGGTGCGCTTCTGGTGCTGGGATCGGCGCTCTGTTCGGCCGTCAACACCATCGTGCAGAAGCCGCTGTTCGCCCGCCACCATCCACTGACCATCGCGGCCTCGAATATGGTGCTCGGCGCGCTCTGCCTGGCGCCCTTCCTGCCGGCAGCTTTTTCGCAGGCGGCGGTCGCCGATATGGCGGGGCTGGGGGCGGTCATCTATCTCGGCGTCGTGCCGAGCCTGATCGCCTATGCCGCCTGGGCGACGGCGCTTTCGCGCTTGCCTGCGGCGCGTGCCTCGAACTTCCTTTATCTGGTCTCTCCCATGTCCGCCCTGATCGGCTTCTTCTGGCTGGGCGAAGTCCCGATGCTGCTCGGCCTGCTTGGCGGCGCGCTGGCGCTAGGGGGCGTCATCGTAGTGAATTTGAAGCGATAA
- the lpxK gene encoding tetraacyldisaccharide 4'-kinase, producing MASEAPPFWWEEPDWRVFALSPLSAAYAFVAGRGMRRARREKIEAPVLCIGNFTVGGTGKTPVAIAMAEHARRMRLKPGFLSRGHGGSFAEPHVVDIKHDSARHVGDEPLLLAEHAPVAVTPHRAAGARLLMENHGCDFLIMDDGFQSARIHIDYALVVVDARYGIGNGRVIPGGPLRARVVDQLVFTSGLLKMGDGTAADAVVRQAARAGRPIFEAHTEPSGKERLAGKRYLAFAGIGHPEKFFDTVEEAGGEVALKRPFPDHHFYAEDELAELAATARAEGLGLITTAKDAARLRHGASKDFLDRLDVLEIDAVFELDHVPERIIEETLDAWRQRKLKLKG from the coding sequence ATGGCCTCCGAAGCACCGCCATTCTGGTGGGAGGAGCCGGACTGGCGCGTTTTCGCGCTGTCGCCGCTGTCGGCAGCCTATGCATTTGTCGCCGGACGTGGCATGCGGCGGGCCAGGCGCGAGAAGATCGAAGCGCCGGTTCTGTGCATCGGCAATTTCACCGTCGGCGGAACGGGCAAGACGCCGGTGGCGATCGCCATGGCCGAACACGCTAGGCGCATGCGGCTCAAACCCGGTTTCCTCTCGCGCGGCCATGGCGGCTCCTTCGCCGAGCCGCATGTCGTCGACATCAAACACGACAGCGCCAGGCATGTCGGTGATGAGCCGCTGCTGCTGGCCGAACACGCGCCCGTGGCAGTGACGCCGCACCGCGCCGCCGGCGCCCGACTGCTCATGGAAAATCATGGCTGCGATTTCCTGATCATGGATGACGGTTTCCAGAGCGCGCGCATCCATATCGACTATGCGCTGGTCGTCGTCGATGCGCGGTACGGCATTGGCAACGGCCGTGTCATCCCGGGCGGGCCGCTCAGGGCCAGGGTCGTCGATCAGCTGGTCTTCACCAGCGGGTTGCTGAAGATGGGTGACGGCACCGCCGCCGACGCGGTGGTGCGCCAGGCGGCGCGCGCCGGCCGGCCGATCTTCGAGGCTCACACCGAGCCGAGCGGCAAGGAACGCCTCGCCGGCAAACGCTATCTTGCCTTCGCCGGCATCGGCCACCCCGAGAAATTCTTCGACACGGTAGAGGAGGCCGGCGGCGAGGTGGCTTTGAAGCGGCCGTTTCCGGATCATCATTTCTACGCCGAGGATGAGCTTGCCGAACTGGCGGCCACCGCGCGCGCCGAAGGGCTCGGCCTCATCACCACGGCCAAGGATGCCGCCCGGCTGCGCCACGGCGCTTCGAAGGACTTTCTCGATCGTCTCGACGTGCTGGAAATCGACGCGGTCTTCGAGCTCGACCACGTTCCCGAACGTATCATCGAGGAGACGCTCGATGCCTGGCGCCAGCGTAAGCTTAAGCTTAAGGGCTAA
- a CDS encoding DUF4170 domain-containing protein, whose protein sequence is MAAEDGKKQLLHLVFGGELKKLGGTEFRDLDALDIVGIYPDYQSAHTAWKAKAQASVDNAHMRYFVVHLHRLLDPDHKAVG, encoded by the coding sequence ATGGCCGCGGAAGACGGAAAGAAACAGCTTTTGCACCTGGTGTTCGGCGGCGAACTGAAGAAGCTTGGCGGCACCGAATTCCGCGATCTTGACGCGCTCGACATCGTCGGCATCTATCCCGACTATCAATCCGCCCATACGGCATGGAAAGCCAAGGCGCAGGCCAGCGTGGACAATGCCCATATGCGTTATTTCGTCGTGCACCTGCATCGGCTCCTGGACCCCGACCACAAGGCTGTCGGTTGA
- a CDS encoding LysR substrate-binding domain-containing protein: MDHSLDDILPLETLRAFDAAARTGSFSAAAQRLNLTHGAISRQIAKLEGWLGLKVFERGARGVTLTNEGNRLHLRTTEAFALISVNSDRWVEPRGTAVVRLASIPSVSGLWLMPRMAALENDPTRLRIVLDVDNRQADLADEGIDLSVRCGRGRIPGRVSMQLFEEYLFPIASPSLAPEIGGGDPARLLKFPLINDSDASGWRAWFAARDMDYRPRPQDRRFEDYNLVLDAAAHSLGIALARPPLTEHQIRSGRVVAVDDRVVLNPVSYWLDRPAGRPRAAAADLSRRIAAQAGVSAEKIEHFIEADT, translated from the coding sequence ATGGATCACAGCTTAGACGACATCTTGCCGCTCGAGACACTGCGCGCCTTCGATGCAGCGGCACGCACGGGGAGTTTTTCGGCAGCCGCGCAGAGGCTCAATCTCACCCATGGCGCTATCAGCCGGCAGATCGCCAAGCTGGAGGGCTGGCTTGGCCTGAAGGTTTTCGAACGCGGGGCGCGCGGCGTGACGCTGACGAACGAAGGCAATCGCCTGCATCTCAGGACCACCGAAGCCTTCGCGTTGATCTCGGTCAATTCGGACCGCTGGGTTGAACCGCGCGGCACCGCAGTGGTGCGGCTGGCCTCGATCCCCTCGGTAAGCGGCCTATGGCTGATGCCACGCATGGCGGCGCTTGAGAATGATCCCACCCGCCTGCGCATCGTGCTGGATGTCGATAACCGCCAGGCCGATCTCGCCGATGAAGGCATCGATCTGTCGGTGCGCTGCGGACGCGGCCGCATCCCGGGCCGCGTTTCGATGCAGTTGTTCGAGGAGTATCTGTTTCCGATCGCCTCGCCGAGCCTCGCGCCTGAGATCGGTGGCGGCGACCCGGCCCGGCTGCTCAAATTCCCGCTGATCAACGATTCCGACGCATCCGGCTGGCGCGCCTGGTTCGCCGCGCGGGACATGGATTACCGGCCGCGCCCGCAGGATCGCCGCTTCGAAGACTACAATCTGGTGCTCGATGCCGCGGCGCACAGCCTGGGCATCGCCCTGGCGCGCCCGCCGCTCACCGAACACCAGATACGGTCGGGGCGCGTAGTGGCCGTCGACGATCGTGTTGTGCTCAATCCCGTTTCCTACTGGCTCGATCGTCCCGCCGGAAGGCCCCGCGCCGCTGCCGCCGACCTGTCGCGCCGCATCGCGGCGCAGGCCGGTGTGTCGGCGGAAAAGATCGAACACTTCATCGAAGCCGACACGTAG
- the waaA gene encoding lipid IV(A) 3-deoxy-D-manno-octulosonic acid transferase, protein MSGRWARTMLTAYRLAGAVAYPLVGPYVAWRTSRGKEDRNRRRERYGVAGRPRPDGPVIWIHAASVGETIAVVPLVESILDYGVNIVLTTGTVTSAKVADERLGDRIIHQYVPLDLKPAVSRFLDHWKPDLAIIAESEIWPMTILELGARHVPQVLVNGRLSDRSFTSWKKRPNIAEALFENLAHVVAQSDVDGERFRALGARPVTVSGNLKVDTNPPPVDERALATLQRQIGGRPTWAAISTHDGEEVVAAEVHAMLHKRHHGLLTIVVPRHPDRAGALAEQISGMGLKVARRSKADRIGPDVDILLGDTIGEMGLYLRMTEIAFVGRSLTSEGGQNPLEPAMLETAVLAGRNVQNFREAYQRLLDSGGAKLVRDRDMLAGAVNFLLTNEVARHEMMAAGAATVDEMRGALARTLKSLEPYIQPLVVKARLKGANGR, encoded by the coding sequence ATGAGCGGTCGCTGGGCGCGTACCATGCTGACGGCATATCGTTTGGCGGGCGCTGTCGCCTATCCGCTGGTCGGACCCTATGTTGCCTGGCGCACCTCGCGCGGCAAGGAAGACCGCAACCGCCGCCGCGAACGCTACGGCGTCGCCGGCCGGCCTCGCCCCGATGGGCCTGTTATCTGGATCCACGCCGCGAGCGTCGGCGAAACCATAGCTGTCGTTCCCCTGGTCGAGAGCATACTCGACTACGGCGTCAATATCGTGCTGACGACCGGCACCGTAACGTCGGCCAAGGTCGCCGACGAGAGATTGGGCGACCGCATCATCCACCAGTATGTGCCGCTCGACCTCAAGCCGGCGGTCAGCCGTTTCCTCGACCACTGGAAGCCGGATCTGGCGATCATCGCCGAATCGGAGATCTGGCCGATGACGATTCTCGAGCTTGGCGCCCGCCACGTGCCGCAGGTTCTGGTCAATGGCAGGCTGTCCGACCGCTCTTTCACGTCCTGGAAGAAGCGCCCCAACATCGCCGAGGCGCTGTTCGAGAACCTTGCCCATGTCGTTGCCCAGTCCGATGTCGACGGCGAGCGTTTCCGCGCGCTCGGCGCCCGGCCGGTAACCGTTTCCGGCAATCTCAAGGTCGACACCAACCCGCCGCCCGTCGACGAACGGGCGCTGGCCACCTTGCAGCGGCAGATTGGCGGCCGTCCGACCTGGGCGGCGATCTCGACCCATGACGGCGAGGAAGTTGTTGCCGCCGAGGTTCATGCGATGCTGCACAAGCGTCACCACGGCCTGCTGACGATCGTCGTCCCGCGCCATCCCGACCGCGCCGGGGCCCTGGCCGAGCAGATTTCCGGCATGGGCCTCAAGGTCGCGCGGCGCAGCAAGGCCGACAGGATCGGGCCCGACGTTGACATCTTGCTCGGCGATACGATCGGCGAGATGGGGCTCTATCTCAGGATGACCGAGATCGCCTTTGTCGGCCGTTCGCTCACCTCCGAAGGCGGCCAGAACCCGCTCGAGCCAGCGATGCTCGAGACGGCGGTCCTTGCCGGACGCAACGTGCAGAATTTCCGCGAGGCCTACCAGCGCCTGCTCGACAGCGGCGGCGCCAAGCTGGTGCGCGACCGCGACATGCTGGCCGGTGCGGTCAACTTCCTGCTCACCAACGAAGTCGCACGCCATGAGATGATGGCGGCCGGCGCCGCGACCGTCGATGAGATGCGCGGCGCGCTGGCGCGCACGCTGAAGTCGCTTGAGCCCTACATCCAGCCACTGGTCGTCAAGGCGCGCCTGAAGGGCGCGAACGGGCGCTAA
- a CDS encoding lysophospholipid acyltransferase family protein: protein MDNDLAKAPPGQATPTGRGRSRATKAFWRRIRKPLAQSRFVKNIIVGLLAQFVRLVRLTNRVVDGSAKLTGGAYAQFEPGIIALWHGQHLLTPAYYPKGRPLVAMVSRSADAELNALMIERFGIEAVRGSGGRDNAKHLDKGGAKALIALKKSLVAGKNVAMIADIPHGTPRDAGLGIVLLARLSGRPILPAAIATSRRKVLEKSWDKTTINLPFGRSSIIIGTPVFVPANADDAEMERKRLEVTASLNAATAEAYRLVDAPR, encoded by the coding sequence ATGGATAATGATCTGGCGAAAGCGCCGCCCGGCCAGGCTACGCCGACGGGCAGGGGCCGCAGCCGCGCCACCAAGGCCTTCTGGCGCAGGATCCGCAAGCCGCTGGCGCAGTCGCGATTCGTCAAGAACATCATCGTCGGCCTGCTGGCGCAGTTCGTTCGGCTGGTGCGCCTGACCAACCGCGTCGTCGACGGCTCGGCGAAATTGACCGGCGGTGCCTATGCCCAGTTCGAGCCCGGCATCATTGCGCTCTGGCACGGCCAGCATCTGTTGACGCCGGCCTACTACCCCAAGGGCAGGCCGCTCGTCGCCATGGTGTCGCGCAGTGCCGATGCCGAACTCAACGCCCTGATGATCGAGAGATTCGGCATCGAGGCCGTACGCGGCTCCGGCGGGCGCGATAATGCCAAACATCTCGACAAGGGCGGCGCCAAGGCATTGATCGCCCTGAAAAAGTCGCTCGTCGCCGGCAAGAACGTCGCCATGATCGCTGACATCCCCCATGGCACGCCGCGCGATGCGGGGCTTGGCATCGTGCTCCTGGCGCGGCTCTCCGGCCGGCCGATCCTGCCGGCGGCCATTGCCACCAGCCGCCGCAAGGTGCTGGAGAAGAGCTGGGACAAGACGACCATCAACCTGCCGTTCGGCCGCTCGTCCATCATCATCGGTACACCGGTTTTCGTGCCGGCCAATGCCGATGACGCCGAGATGGAGCGCAAGCGCCTCGAAGTGACGGCCTCGCTCAATGCCGCGACCGCCGAGGCCTACCGTCTCGTGGATGCCCCGCGATGA
- the mutL gene encoding DNA mismatch repair endonuclease MutL — translation MPIRQLSETMINQIAAGEVIERPASVVKELVENALDAGAGKVEVVTSGGGLNLIRVTDDGFGIPEQELSLAAARHCTSKLAEDIHDIRSLGFRGEALPSIGSVSRLSIRSRTAASDSAAEIGIEGGRISPVRPAAANRGTTVEVRDLFFATPARLKFMKGERAESSATSDVVKRIAIAFPTVRFTLSGSDRSTLELPATEDSADGRLRRIAQVMGAEFPDNSIAIDAMREGVHLTGHVSIPSFTRANALQQYAYVNGRPVRDKLIAGAIRGAFADVLPRDRHAVTVLFLTLDPAIVDVNVHPAKADVRFRDPGLVRGLIVGAIRQALAEAGIRAATSGAAGMMAAFRPGAASYAHGGPANGHRSYEAAYRASGSAGFDHARSPQRPLDMEFQGSGFERNGGFGENEQAAFDAGPIASADARAGQGEAAETLLDTVLGAARAQVHENYIVAQTRDSLVIVDQHAAHERLVYEALKNALHARAVPSQMLLLPEIVDLPEEDAERLAMHSETLARFGLGIERFGPGAVAVRETPSMLGETNVQQLVRDLADEIADNDTVDTLKERLDKIAATMACHGSVRSGRLLKAEEMNALLRQMEATPGSGTCNHGRPTYIELKLADIERLFGRR, via the coding sequence ATGCCCATACGCCAGCTTTCCGAAACGATGATCAACCAGATCGCCGCCGGCGAAGTCATCGAGCGTCCGGCAAGCGTGGTGAAGGAACTGGTCGAGAACGCGCTTGATGCCGGTGCGGGAAAAGTCGAGGTCGTCACGTCAGGCGGCGGGTTGAACCTGATCCGTGTCACCGATGACGGCTTCGGCATCCCCGAACAGGAGCTTTCGCTGGCAGCCGCACGCCATTGCACCTCCAAGCTTGCCGAAGACATCCACGACATCCGCTCGCTCGGTTTTCGCGGCGAGGCGCTGCCGTCGATCGGCTCGGTGTCGCGGCTGTCGATCCGCTCGCGCACGGCGGCAAGCGACAGCGCCGCCGAGATCGGCATCGAGGGCGGCAGGATCTCGCCCGTCAGGCCGGCGGCGGCCAATCGCGGCACCACCGTGGAGGTGCGCGACCTTTTCTTCGCCACCCCGGCAAGGCTGAAATTCATGAAAGGCGAGCGCGCCGAAAGCTCGGCGACCAGCGACGTGGTCAAGCGCATCGCGATCGCCTTTCCGACCGTTCGCTTCACGCTCAGCGGTTCCGACCGCTCGACGCTTGAATTGCCGGCGACCGAGGACAGCGCGGACGGACGCCTGCGCCGCATCGCCCAGGTGATGGGGGCCGAGTTTCCCGACAATTCCATTGCCATCGATGCGATGCGCGAAGGCGTGCATCTGACCGGCCATGTATCGATCCCGTCCTTCACCCGCGCAAACGCGCTGCAGCAATATGCCTATGTCAATGGCCGGCCAGTGCGCGACAAGCTGATCGCCGGCGCTATCAGAGGCGCCTTCGCCGACGTCCTGCCACGCGACCGCCATGCGGTCACGGTGCTTTTCCTGACACTCGACCCGGCGATCGTCGACGTCAATGTCCACCCAGCCAAGGCCGATGTCCGCTTCCGCGACCCCGGCCTGGTGCGCGGGCTGATCGTCGGCGCCATCCGTCAGGCGCTTGCCGAAGCCGGCATCCGCGCCGCCACTTCCGGTGCCGCCGGCATGATGGCGGCGTTCCGGCCGGGAGCGGCGTCATATGCCCATGGCGGCCCGGCCAATGGTCACCGCAGCTACGAAGCGGCCTACCGCGCCTCGGGCTCTGCCGGTTTCGACCACGCACGCTCGCCGCAACGGCCACTCGACATGGAGTTCCAGGGTTCAGGATTCGAACGAAACGGCGGGTTCGGCGAAAACGAGCAGGCGGCGTTCGATGCCGGCCCGATCGCCAGCGCCGACGCCCGGGCGGGACAGGGCGAAGCGGCGGAGACGCTGCTTGACACGGTGCTCGGTGCGGCACGGGCGCAGGTGCATGAGAACTATATCGTCGCCCAGACGAGGGACTCACTTGTCATCGTCGACCAGCATGCCGCGCATGAGCGGCTGGTCTACGAGGCGTTGAAGAACGCGCTGCACGCGCGCGCCGTGCCGTCGCAGATGCTGCTTCTGCCGGAGATCGTCGACCTGCCTGAAGAGGATGCCGAACGGCTTGCCATGCATTCCGAAACGCTCGCCCGCTTCGGGCTCGGCATCGAGCGTTTCGGGCCGGGCGCCGTGGCCGTGCGCGAGACACCGTCGATGCTGGGCGAGACCAATGTCCAGCAATTGGTGCGCGACCTCGCCGACGAGATCGCCGACAACGACACCGTCGACACGCTGAAGGAAAGGCTGGACAAAATCGCGGCGACCATGGCCTGCCATGGTTCGGTGCGTTCCGGCCGCCTGCTCAAGGCCGAGGAGATGAACGCGCTGCTGCGCCAGATGGAGGCCACGCCCGGCTCCGGCACCTGCAACCACGGCCGCCCGACCTATATCGAACTCAAGCTGGCGGACATCGAAAGGCTGTTCGGGCGGCGGTGA